One Pseudomonas sp. MH9.2 DNA segment encodes these proteins:
- the panC gene encoding pantoate--beta-alanine ligase, translating into MNTVKTVRELRAAIARARSEGKRIGLVPTMGNLHSGHAALIVKAAQRADFVVASIFVNPLQFGPTEDLATYPRTLPADQETLLQAGCHLLFAPSVEEMYPHGMEDQTLVSVPHLSEGLCGASRPGHFDGVATVVSKLFNMVQPDLAVFGQKDFQQLAVIRALVRDLNMPIQIIGEPTVRAADGLALSSRNGYLSEEQRAAAPALYRVIKHIAEAIHIGERDLNFLLANGVDQLKAAGFRLDYLEIRNATTLRPTTAEDHDLVILAAAYMGPTRLIDNLHLTKE; encoded by the coding sequence ATGAACACAGTAAAAACCGTACGTGAATTGCGTGCCGCCATCGCTCGAGCACGTAGCGAAGGCAAGCGGATCGGCTTGGTCCCAACCATGGGTAACCTGCACAGCGGTCACGCTGCATTAATCGTCAAGGCGGCCCAACGTGCCGATTTCGTGGTGGCGAGCATCTTCGTCAACCCGCTGCAGTTCGGCCCGACCGAAGACCTTGCGACCTATCCGAGAACACTGCCCGCCGATCAGGAGACGCTGCTGCAGGCCGGCTGCCATCTGCTGTTCGCACCGTCGGTCGAAGAAATGTACCCGCATGGCATGGAAGACCAAACCCTGGTCAGTGTTCCGCACTTGTCTGAAGGGCTGTGCGGCGCCAGTCGTCCTGGCCATTTCGACGGCGTGGCCACGGTGGTCAGCAAGCTGTTCAACATGGTTCAGCCCGATCTGGCGGTCTTCGGCCAGAAGGACTTCCAGCAACTGGCAGTGATTCGCGCGCTGGTTCGTGACCTGAACATGCCGATCCAGATCATCGGCGAACCGACCGTACGTGCGGCCGATGGCCTGGCGCTGTCGTCGCGCAATGGCTATCTCAGCGAAGAGCAGCGTGCTGCAGCGCCAGCGCTGTATCGCGTGATAAAACATATCGCCGAGGCTATCCACATCGGCGAGCGCGATTTGAACTTCCTGCTCGCCAACGGCGTGGATCAACTCAAGGCCGCCGGGTTTCGCCTCGATTATCTGGAAATCCGCAACGCAACCACCCTGCGCCCTACCACAGCGGAAGATCACGACCTGGTGATTCTGGCAGCTGCATATATGGGTCCAACACGCTTGATCGACAATCTGCACCTGACCAAGGAATAA
- the panB gene encoding 3-methyl-2-oxobutanoate hydroxymethyltransferase, producing MPEISLTTLQGLKQKGEKITMLTCYDATFAHAASQAGVEVLLVGDSLGMVLQGHDSTLPVTNAEMAYHVASVKRGNQGALILADLPFMAYATLEQTFANSAQLMQAGAHMIKVEGAAWLAESIRLLAERGIPVCAHMGLTPQSVNILGGYKVQGRLEAQARQMRADAIALEQAGVSMILLECVPSELAQEITHAVKVPVIGIGAGSGTDGQVLVLHDMLGLSITGRVPKFVRNFMTGQPDIQSALQAYVAAVKDVSFPATEHGFSA from the coding sequence ATGCCAGAAATATCCCTGACGACCCTGCAAGGCCTCAAGCAGAAAGGTGAAAAAATCACCATGCTGACCTGCTATGACGCGACCTTTGCTCACGCAGCCAGCCAGGCAGGCGTCGAAGTTCTCCTGGTCGGCGACTCTCTGGGCATGGTGTTGCAGGGCCATGACAGCACCCTGCCCGTCACCAACGCAGAGATGGCCTACCACGTTGCCAGCGTCAAACGCGGCAATCAGGGGGCACTGATTCTCGCCGACCTTCCTTTCATGGCCTATGCCACCCTTGAGCAGACATTCGCCAACAGCGCGCAGTTGATGCAAGCCGGTGCGCACATGATCAAGGTCGAAGGCGCCGCGTGGCTGGCCGAATCGATTCGGTTGCTGGCCGAACGCGGTATCCCGGTCTGCGCGCACATGGGCCTGACCCCGCAATCGGTGAACATCCTTGGGGGCTATAAGGTGCAAGGTCGCCTGGAGGCTCAAGCTCGCCAGATGCGCGCTGACGCCATCGCACTGGAGCAAGCAGGGGTCTCCATGATCCTGCTCGAATGCGTACCCAGCGAACTGGCCCAGGAAATCACCCACGCCGTAAAAGTCCCGGTGATCGGGATCGGCGCAGGCAGCGGGACTGACGGCCAGGTACTGGTATTGCATGACATGCTTGGCCTGTCCATCACCGGCCGTGTGCCCAAGTTCGTGAGAAACTTCATGACCGGCCAGCCCGATATCCAGTCGGCGTTACAGGCGTATGTCGCAGCAGTCAAAGATGTGAGCTTCCCGGCAACTGAACACGGATTCTCAGCATGA